A window from Argonema galeatum A003/A1 encodes these proteins:
- a CDS encoding DUF4112 domain-containing protein, giving the protein MSNFHDPKAITLKRLRSISNLLDNAIPIPGTNYRVGIDPILGLIPGGGDTISAFLSAYIVLESAQLGIPREALMRMVYNIILDTVLGSVPVVGDLFDATWKANVKNIALLESHLASPIPSKKVDRVFIILLLVGLILIVMAISFLSVVVFRLLLGLFTGN; this is encoded by the coding sequence ATGTCCAATTTCCATGACCCTAAAGCTATCACCTTAAAGCGCCTTCGCAGCATAAGCAATTTGCTCGACAATGCCATTCCCATTCCCGGTACAAACTATCGTGTAGGCATCGATCCTATCTTAGGATTAATACCGGGCGGCGGAGATACAATTTCAGCATTTCTATCCGCTTACATTGTCCTGGAATCGGCTCAATTGGGCATACCGCGAGAAGCTTTGATGCGGATGGTATACAATATTATCCTCGATACGGTGCTGGGTTCTGTACCAGTGGTTGGAGATTTATTCGACGCCACCTGGAAAGCTAATGTTAAAAACATCGCTTTGCTGGAATCTCACTTAGCTTCCCCTATACCTAGTAAAAAGGTAGACAGGGTATTTATCATCCTTCTGTTAGTTGGATTAATCCTGATTGTGATGGCGATAAGCTTTTTAAGTGTAGTGGTTTTTCGACTGTTACTCGGTCTGTTTACAGGCAACTAA
- a CDS encoding alpha/beta fold hydrolase has translation MKDWWQIAFPKGRQTLTITDASGHPVKIAYGEKGTGKPLFLVHGIGSWSYGWRHTIEPLSKYFRVICFDAKGHGFSDKPLYSEELAHQSIEMEQIIRALCDEPAVVVAQSLGALITLALAENNPELFARLVVINVPIFPKELPTLWMQLLAALPIDLVRAVDNLRLANTFAPLLRQMVMFGRHEVVVDPEQITDEEVYWITYPYIELPNTITKTAEDLQHAAQEIDRSLHNQPNIIYTIQENLSRITCPTLILWGEQDRWFPASNGEKLHARLPNSRLQILPNCGHDAAGGSPEAVNAAILEFLRDTDFLDRADVSQSSPSRTPIH, from the coding sequence ATGAAAGATTGGTGGCAAATCGCATTCCCAAAAGGGCGTCAAACTCTGACAATTACTGATGCTAGCGGACATCCCGTAAAAATAGCTTATGGCGAAAAAGGAACGGGAAAACCACTATTTTTAGTACATGGTATTGGCAGTTGGAGCTATGGTTGGCGTCATACCATTGAACCACTATCGAAATATTTTCGAGTGATTTGTTTTGATGCCAAAGGACATGGCTTTTCCGATAAACCATTGTATTCCGAAGAATTGGCTCATCAAAGTATTGAAATGGAGCAGATTATTCGAGCTTTATGCGATGAACCTGCTGTCGTAGTAGCGCAATCATTAGGGGCGCTAATAACACTTGCTTTGGCTGAAAATAATCCAGAGTTATTCGCTCGATTAGTCGTGATTAATGTACCCATTTTTCCTAAAGAACTTCCAACTTTGTGGATGCAATTGCTAGCTGCTTTACCTATAGATTTAGTCCGTGCTGTCGATAATTTGCGGCTAGCAAATACATTTGCGCCACTATTGCGACAGATGGTAATGTTTGGGCGTCACGAAGTTGTTGTAGATCCGGAACAAATAACAGATGAAGAAGTGTACTGGATTACTTATCCGTATATTGAATTACCCAATACAATTACCAAAACTGCTGAGGATTTACAACACGCTGCTCAAGAAATCGATCGATCGCTCCATAACCAACCAAATATCATATACACTATTCAAGAGAATTTGTCAAGAATAACTTGTCCTACTCTAATTTTATGGGGCGAACAAGACAGATGGTTTCCCGCTAGCAATGGGGAAAAATTACACGCCCGTTTACCTAATTCCAGGTTACAAATTCTGCCAAATTGCGGTCACGATGCGGCGGGGGGTTCTCCAGAAGCAGTGAATGCAGCGATTCTTGAGTTTTTGCGGGATACCGATTTTCTCGATAGGGCAGATGTATCTCAAAGCTCACCTTCTAGAACACCGATTCACTAA